From the genome of Candidatus Eisenbacteria bacterium, one region includes:
- a CDS encoding response regulator transcription factor encodes MRVLIADDDPTYRIFLEEALKKWGYEVEAVDDGEKAWSALCGSLPPRLVLLDWVMPGLDGVELIEKIRGEEKLASSYVILLTARDGKEDVVRGLDAGANDYITKPFHHAELRARVAVGDRVLGLQEQLAKRLRDLEGALAHVKTLQGLIPICMHCHKIRDDQESWQKIESYIEDHSAAEFSHSICPECLEKYYPPEIPEGESAPVGNATPNSD; translated from the coding sequence ATGCGTGTTCTGATCGCGGACGATGACCCCACCTATCGGATCTTCCTGGAAGAAGCGCTGAAGAAGTGGGGCTATGAAGTGGAGGCGGTCGACGATGGAGAAAAAGCCTGGTCGGCTTTGTGCGGCTCGCTCCCGCCTCGCCTCGTTCTTCTCGATTGGGTGATGCCCGGCCTGGACGGCGTCGAGTTAATCGAGAAGATCCGCGGCGAGGAGAAGCTCGCATCGTCTTACGTGATTCTTCTCACCGCGCGGGACGGAAAGGAAGACGTGGTGCGTGGTCTGGACGCCGGTGCGAACGACTACATCACCAAACCTTTCCATCACGCGGAGCTTCGGGCCAGGGTCGCCGTGGGGGATCGGGTGCTCGGCCTGCAGGAACAGTTGGCGAAACGCCTGCGCGATCTGGAGGGGGCGCTGGCCCACGTCAAGACGCTCCAGGGGCTCATCCCGATTTGCATGCATTGCCACAAGATCCGCGACGATCAGGAGTCCTGGCAAAAGATCGAGTCCTACATCGAGGACCATTCGGCGGCGGAGTTCAGTCACAGCATCTGCCCCGAGTGTCTCGAGAAATATTACCCACCCGAGATCCCCGAAGGCGAGTCGGCGCCGGTCGGAAACGCGACCCCGAATAGCGACTGA
- a CDS encoding PAS domain S-box protein, with translation MNERENHRGEHPERTEGYESVEPGGAVEALLDGVAVVDGKGRFLRANGRFCAIVGYEERELLERSVFDLMEQSTASEARAEGDRLRQGEAISGKTVFLRKTGGTVPVAFSILPLVDPTGDLLGVVVTISDQARYTRLEREKLEKEARFRTLADHANDGIIISLKGGKHVYANPRMEQISGYSIEELLRLNLFDLAHPDERDRLRANNERRLSGESVETGYETAIRHKSGRKIVVEITPSRTEWGGHPANLVIVRDVSVRIRTEKVLREERDRAQRYLDAAEVILVALDRSAGIRLINRKGCSVLGWGESDLLGRNWIDTCVPERRRPSLWEFFHKILKQEDILEGAYENEVLTRSGEERLVSWTNTILTDEKGKPTGVLSCGEDVTERRQAERALRESEERYRLLVDNSPVPILIHCEEKVVFLNRAAAEMLAVSGKELVGTNILNIVSPAYHEIARKRMRWVYGRESKAPKIALRFIRKGGEEIDVETEATSVVFQGRPAAQVVFWDVTERVRAEEVRREEVRRTDILGRITTIGNRAENVDSLLREVLAATAGLLGFDAGGIYLVDAAERKAFLEIEHGLPEEFPDRLRGLPIETEPFRRIFIDGEPIIDTDLLEDGRERIGAYGFGAGASLPLWMNGRVVGSLNLACRGERRIIPRDREILRAISRELSAAYTRLRAQEALRESEIRFRTIFDKAPVAIYLENMNGDILDANAEAEKLTGFRREELIGMNARDLVPPDLAGHIPEIIRQTVEQNGYSAEVTNLNREGKSIPCRVESTVIRLGGRTYFFVITQDITKEVEARAILEESERRFRTLYENAPLAYQSIDPAGCLIGVNDAWLDLLGYEREEVIGRPFRNLVAPEARENYDEWFRVLFSTGAIDAEFPIVRVTGEPLVVSFNGRTGVDSLGRIDRAHCILADVTERKRRQNELEDLVEERTLRIRELERRQRAVDRLAATARLAAGIAHEINNPLAAIKNSISLIRDAVPPDHPNLEFVEIVQNEIERLAEIVRLMYTIYKPSESTIRTFRIASLLDDVVKLIAQGEKGRGGEVETAIDPPNLTVRLGEGALRTAIFNVIRNALEASPDRSTVSVRVKKSGRDRFVIEVEDRGEGIAEEIADKVFEPFFTTKTSGPTSGMGLGLSLTRTLVESIGGTIDFTGGAGGGTVFRIRLPIEDQGRN, from the coding sequence TTGAACGAGAGAGAGAACCATAGGGGCGAACATCCGGAGCGGACGGAAGGCTACGAGTCGGTCGAGCCGGGCGGCGCCGTCGAGGCGCTCCTCGACGGTGTGGCCGTCGTCGACGGCAAGGGACGTTTCCTCAGGGCCAACGGCCGATTCTGCGCCATCGTGGGCTACGAAGAGCGGGAACTCCTCGAGCGATCCGTGTTCGACCTCATGGAACAATCCACCGCTTCCGAAGCGCGGGCGGAGGGAGACCGTCTCCGGCAGGGGGAGGCGATCAGCGGTAAAACCGTCTTCCTGCGTAAAACGGGCGGAACGGTCCCGGTCGCCTTTTCCATTCTCCCGCTCGTCGACCCTACTGGCGATCTCCTCGGCGTGGTCGTCACCATCTCCGATCAAGCTCGCTACACGAGGCTCGAACGGGAGAAACTGGAGAAGGAAGCGCGGTTCCGTACCCTCGCCGATCACGCCAACGACGGAATCATCATCAGCCTCAAGGGCGGAAAGCACGTCTACGCGAACCCGCGAATGGAGCAGATCTCCGGTTACTCCATCGAGGAACTTCTCCGTCTCAACCTGTTCGACCTGGCCCACCCCGACGAACGGGACCGGCTCCGGGCGAACAACGAGCGGCGGCTCAGCGGAGAATCGGTGGAGACCGGTTACGAGACGGCGATCCGTCACAAGTCGGGGCGGAAAATCGTCGTCGAGATCACTCCTTCTCGAACGGAGTGGGGGGGGCATCCGGCGAATCTGGTGATCGTTCGGGACGTCTCCGTTCGTATTCGGACCGAAAAGGTGCTCCGGGAGGAACGGGACCGGGCGCAGCGTTATCTGGACGCCGCCGAAGTGATCCTCGTCGCTCTCGATCGTTCCGCGGGGATTCGGCTGATCAACAGGAAGGGGTGCAGCGTTCTCGGTTGGGGGGAATCCGACCTCCTGGGGCGGAACTGGATCGACACGTGCGTGCCCGAGCGGCGCCGGCCGTCCCTCTGGGAATTCTTCCATAAAATTCTCAAACAAGAAGATATATTGGAGGGCGCGTACGAGAACGAGGTTTTAACCCGGTCCGGCGAGGAACGCCTGGTCTCCTGGACCAACACGATTCTCACCGACGAGAAGGGGAAGCCGACGGGCGTGCTCAGCTGCGGCGAGGACGTGACGGAGCGACGGCAGGCGGAGCGGGCTCTCCGCGAGAGCGAAGAGCGTTACCGCCTTCTGGTGGACAATTCACCCGTGCCGATCCTGATCCACTGCGAGGAGAAGGTCGTCTTTCTCAACCGGGCGGCGGCGGAGATGCTCGCCGTTTCGGGAAAAGAGCTGGTCGGAACGAACATATTGAATATCGTTTCCCCCGCCTACCACGAGATCGCGCGGAAGCGGATGCGCTGGGTGTACGGAAGGGAGAGTAAAGCCCCGAAGATCGCCTTGCGATTCATCCGGAAGGGCGGCGAGGAGATCGACGTGGAAACGGAAGCGACTTCCGTCGTGTTCCAGGGGCGTCCCGCCGCGCAGGTCGTCTTCTGGGACGTCACGGAGCGGGTGCGGGCCGAGGAGGTCCGCCGGGAAGAGGTTCGGCGGACGGACATCCTGGGCCGGATCACCACGATCGGAAACCGGGCGGAGAATGTGGACTCTCTCCTCCGCGAGGTGCTCGCCGCCACCGCCGGACTCCTCGGTTTCGACGCCGGAGGGATCTACCTTGTCGACGCCGCGGAGCGAAAAGCCTTTCTCGAGATCGAACACGGCCTTCCCGAAGAGTTCCCCGATCGCCTGCGCGGCCTGCCGATCGAGACGGAACCCTTCCGTAGGATCTTCATCGACGGCGAGCCGATCATCGACACGGATCTCCTGGAGGACGGGCGGGAGAGGATCGGCGCCTACGGCTTCGGTGCCGGCGCCTCCCTCCCTCTTTGGATGAACGGGCGGGTGGTCGGCTCTCTCAATCTCGCCTGTCGGGGGGAGCGTCGTATCATTCCCCGGGATCGAGAGATCCTCCGGGCGATCAGCCGTGAGTTGAGCGCCGCCTACACCCGGCTCCGCGCACAGGAAGCGCTTCGCGAGAGCGAGATCCGTTTCCGTACCATTTTCGATAAGGCGCCGGTGGCGATTTACCTGGAGAACATGAACGGGGACATCCTGGACGCCAACGCGGAGGCGGAAAAACTCACCGGATTCCGGCGGGAAGAGCTGATCGGAATGAACGCCCGCGATCTCGTCCCCCCCGATTTGGCGGGGCACATACCGGAGATCATCCGGCAGACCGTCGAGCAGAACGGATATTCGGCGGAGGTGACCAATCTGAACCGTGAGGGGAAATCGATTCCCTGCCGGGTCGAATCGACGGTGATCCGCCTGGGCGGACGGACCTACTTCTTCGTCATCACGCAAGACATTACCAAGGAGGTAGAGGCGAGAGCGATTTTGGAGGAGAGCGAACGCCGTTTCCGGACCCTCTACGAAAACGCGCCCCTCGCCTACCAATCGATCGATCCGGCGGGATGTCTGATCGGGGTGAACGACGCATGGCTCGATCTTCTCGGCTATGAGCGGGAGGAGGTCATCGGCCGCCCCTTCCGGAACCTGGTCGCGCCGGAGGCGAGGGAAAACTACGACGAGTGGTTCCGCGTTCTTTTCTCCACCGGCGCCATCGACGCGGAGTTCCCGATCGTTCGGGTGACCGGCGAACCGCTGGTCGTTTCCTTCAACGGCCGAACCGGAGTGGACTCCCTGGGCCGGATCGACCGCGCCCACTGCATCCTCGCGGACGTGACCGAGAGGAAGCGGCGCCAGAACGAGCTGGAGGATCTGGTGGAGGAGAGGACGCTCCGTATCCGGGAGCTGGAGCGCCGGCAGAGGGCGGTGGACCGTCTCGCCGCAACGGCCCGTCTCGCCGCGGGGATCGCCCACGAGATCAACAACCCATTGGCGGCGATCAAGAACTCGATCAGCCTGATCCGCGACGCCGTTCCGCCGGACCATCCCAATTTGGAGTTCGTGGAGATCGTGCAGAACGAGATCGAGCGCCTCGCCGAGATCGTCCGTTTGATGTATACGATCTACAAGCCGAGCGAGTCGACGATCCGTACATTTCGGATCGCGTCTCTCCTCGATGACGTGGTGAAGCTCATCGCTCAAGGGGAAAAGGGGAGGGGGGGCGAGGTGGAGACGGCGATCGATCCCCCGAACCTCACCGTTCGTCTCGGCGAGGGGGCGCTCCGCACGGCGATCTTCAACGTGATCCGTAATGCGTTGGAAGCCTCGCCCGACCGTTCCACGGTGAGCGTGAGGGTAAAGAAATCGGGAAGGGACCGGTTCGTTATCGAGGTCGAGGACCGGGGCGAGGGAATCGCCGAAGAGATCGCGGATAAAGTGTTCGAACCATTTTTCACGACGAAAACGTCCGGGCCCACATCGGGCATGGGGCTCGGCCTGTCCCTGACCCGGACCTTGGTGGAGAGCATCGGGGGCACCATCGACTTCACCGGCGGGGCCGGAGGGGGAACCGTTTTCCGGATTCGACTTCCTATAGAGGATCAGGGGAGGAACTGA
- a CDS encoding response regulator, whose amino-acid sequence MVAVAQGRVLIADDDANYLKTICRLLERAGYECDGVPDGSAALARLEKDAYDLLIADIRMPGNEHLELVDHTRRVVEGLPIILITGYPSEETARDAIGTSVVKYLEKPYDNQALIDAVGRSIARYRTAQAIRRSSERMREWSGEMEQLMHRIAEPEPDTARPLPLVEFIDLWLRSIMAALADLRHLTEGMLYSPDSSDVCRLMECPRLDNLTRKIRRTIDVLEETKGSFKSKALGDLRRDLETTLKEMGEL is encoded by the coding sequence ATGGTCGCGGTGGCGCAGGGACGCGTGTTGATCGCGGACGACGACGCGAATTACTTGAAAACGATTTGCAGGCTGCTCGAGCGCGCGGGGTACGAGTGCGACGGAGTTCCGGACGGGTCGGCCGCTCTCGCCCGCCTGGAGAAGGACGCCTACGACCTCTTGATCGCCGACATCCGCATGCCCGGAAACGAACACCTGGAGTTGGTGGATCACACCCGCCGGGTCGTGGAGGGGCTGCCGATCATTCTGATCACCGGTTATCCGTCGGAGGAGACCGCCCGGGACGCGATCGGAACTTCCGTCGTGAAGTATCTGGAGAAGCCCTACGACAACCAGGCGCTGATCGACGCGGTGGGGCGCTCCATCGCCCGCTATCGCACCGCCCAAGCGATCCGCCGGTCGAGCGAAAGGATGCGGGAGTGGAGCGGTGAGATGGAACAGCTGATGCATCGGATCGCCGAGCCGGAACCGGACACCGCCCGTCCCCTCCCGCTCGTGGAGTTCATCGACCTCTGGCTCAGAAGCATCATGGCCGCCCTCGCCGATCTGCGGCACCTCACCGAGGGAATGCTCTACTCTCCCGACTCTTCCGACGTTTGCCGCCTGATGGAGTGTCCCCGGCTGGACAACCTGACACGGAAGATCCGCCGGACCATCGATGTACTCGAGGAGACCAAGGGTTCCTTCAAGTCGAAGGCGCTGGGCGATCTCCGAAGGGATCTCGAAACCACGCTGAAGGAGATGGGCGAACTATAA
- a CDS encoding GAF domain-containing protein translates to MERNKNGPSGANRAPFPDPFWEEQLRYLLAFSGGLLDLIPDGVAVLDDGLRVRSANRCFREAFAAAAAEDGPPAPFDHPLLDAPVRPTGGAPSLRDELLGLLRDGGGERPRRFTLSLQSPEGERRWVVEARAWDRDDPEGRRLLLWIREEGRAEEPHTAVLVGASEEDLALIDLLHRSTGVRLLRVWDPDPDAPGLSFATERGIAASGGGEPAPQGARAPEAFLIARAELRAGLRGRPPAGAVIVQPEEIDAFLRDPDLYLRGRRKRGRAEAGGDEAAFGERAAGETRPQDGERNSGEETVKNPAASGIDGEVDRILQALDLILDFQSLSDWVLERALDLSGGVTGSLMILEGERELRIVASRGIPENVARSTRLRVGEGIAGSVAQKGEPLLLVGRVGDERFQGVGGRPKIGSSISVPIRAGDMLLGVLNVNAPPEERTFGERELEQVGRLGLQIGRALQRSLELREMQRRSYEQSIRSQVDSIAAGAADLGTKLRRIAARLAGVLEADLCSIFLLDPEQEELELRASAGPAAGAIATARIRVGRGLVGRVARNRSPIRMRSEPNGETAVLLEMGVPILHHTDLFGVLLLETGFPAGAEEERSESIASALAAGASRIGEVCGYDRSNRRMTFLSALSEMGTAFTAARDRTGLAKLIAFTAATVLESEVAMVRILREGADPAAAGSEEMELLAAHGASLPGEDHPLALLDELVSAKATTSGRATRETGGDPGAEASLRKRANVSAFLGLPVLSGRDRIGTITVYRVIGPEERETRYGEQEMEAGMRLADYAAAAAIRFTGTEDEEK, encoded by the coding sequence GTGGAGCGGAACAAGAACGGCCCGAGCGGCGCGAATCGCGCCCCCTTCCCCGATCCCTTTTGGGAAGAACAGCTCCGTTATCTGCTCGCTTTCAGCGGCGGCCTGCTTGATCTGATCCCGGACGGCGTTGCCGTGTTGGACGACGGATTGCGGGTCCGTTCGGCGAACCGGTGTTTCCGCGAGGCGTTCGCCGCCGCCGCCGCCGAGGACGGCCCCCCCGCCCCCTTCGATCATCCTCTGCTCGATGCGCCCGTCCGCCCGACCGGCGGCGCACCCTCCCTCCGTGATGAGCTTCTGGGGTTGCTCCGCGACGGTGGCGGGGAGCGCCCCCGCCGATTCACCCTCTCCCTCCAGAGCCCGGAAGGGGAGCGCCGTTGGGTCGTGGAGGCACGCGCCTGGGATCGGGACGACCCGGAGGGGCGCCGGCTGCTCCTCTGGATCCGCGAAGAAGGCCGCGCGGAGGAACCCCACACCGCCGTCCTGGTCGGCGCCTCCGAAGAGGACCTCGCGCTGATCGACCTTCTCCACCGATCCACCGGAGTCCGGCTGCTCCGCGTTTGGGATCCCGACCCGGATGCGCCCGGCCTTTCATTCGCCACGGAGCGGGGGATCGCCGCGTCCGGCGGCGGCGAACCGGCGCCCCAAGGGGCGAGAGCCCCGGAGGCATTCTTGATCGCGCGCGCCGAGTTGCGGGCCGGGCTGAGGGGGCGGCCGCCGGCGGGGGCCGTGATCGTCCAGCCGGAGGAGATCGACGCCTTCCTGCGTGATCCCGATCTCTATCTGCGGGGGAGACGGAAGAGGGGGAGAGCGGAGGCCGGCGGGGACGAGGCGGCGTTCGGAGAGAGGGCGGCGGGAGAAACCCGCCCGCAGGACGGAGAGAGGAACTCCGGGGAAGAGACCGTGAAAAATCCGGCCGCGTCGGGGATCGACGGCGAGGTGGATCGCATCCTGCAGGCGCTCGACCTCATTCTCGATTTCCAGAGCCTGAGCGACTGGGTTCTCGAAAGGGCGCTCGATCTCTCCGGGGGAGTGACCGGGAGCCTGATGATCCTCGAGGGGGAGAGGGAGCTTCGGATCGTCGCTTCCCGGGGAATTCCCGAGAACGTGGCCCGGTCGACACGGCTGCGGGTCGGCGAGGGGATCGCGGGGAGCGTGGCCCAGAAGGGGGAACCGCTTCTCCTGGTGGGACGCGTGGGGGACGAGCGCTTTCAGGGAGTCGGAGGGCGGCCCAAGATCGGGTCGTCCATCAGCGTTCCGATCCGCGCCGGCGACATGCTTCTCGGAGTGCTGAATGTGAACGCCCCGCCGGAGGAGAGGACCTTCGGCGAGAGGGAGCTGGAGCAGGTGGGGAGGCTCGGCCTCCAGATCGGACGGGCGCTTCAGCGTTCCCTGGAGCTCCGGGAGATGCAGCGGCGATCTTACGAGCAGTCGATTCGGTCTCAAGTGGATTCCATCGCGGCCGGGGCCGCCGACCTTGGCACCAAGCTGCGGCGGATCGCGGCGCGACTCGCCGGCGTTCTGGAGGCGGATCTCTGCTCGATCTTCCTGCTCGATCCGGAGCAGGAGGAGCTGGAGTTGCGCGCTTCCGCGGGACCCGCCGCCGGCGCGATCGCGACGGCCCGAATCCGGGTGGGGAGAGGTCTCGTCGGGAGGGTCGCGCGAAACCGGTCGCCGATCCGGATGCGGAGCGAGCCGAACGGAGAGACCGCCGTTCTGCTCGAGATGGGGGTGCCGATTCTGCACCACACCGATCTGTTCGGCGTGCTCCTGCTGGAGACCGGCTTCCCCGCCGGCGCCGAGGAGGAGAGGAGCGAGTCGATCGCCTCCGCCCTCGCCGCCGGCGCGTCGCGGATCGGCGAGGTCTGCGGATACGATCGGTCGAACCGGCGGATGACGTTCCTCTCCGCGCTCAGCGAGATGGGGACCGCGTTCACCGCGGCGCGGGACCGGACGGGGCTCGCGAAGCTGATCGCTTTCACGGCGGCCACGGTGCTCGAATCCGAGGTGGCGATGGTCCGAATCCTGCGCGAGGGGGCGGATCCGGCCGCGGCCGGATCGGAGGAAATGGAGCTTCTCGCCGCGCACGGCGCCTCGCTGCCCGGCGAGGATCATCCACTCGCCCTTCTCGATGAACTCGTCTCCGCGAAGGCGACAACGTCCGGCCGGGCGACCCGGGAAACGGGAGGCGATCCGGGAGCGGAGGCGTCGCTCCGAAAAAGGGCGAACGTCTCGGCCTTTCTCGGGTTGCCGGTTCTTTCCGGCCGGGACCGCATCGGTACGATCACGGTTTACCGCGTGATCGGCCCGGAGGAACGGGAGACCCGTTACGGAGAACAGGAGATGGAGGCGGGGATGCGTCTCGCCGATTACGCGGCGGCGGCGGCGATCCGCTTCACCGGAACGGAAGATGAGGAGAAGTAA